ACGACCCCGCGACGGCGATCGAGGGCGCCCGGCGCGCGCACGACGCCTTCGCCGGCTCCCGGATGATCACCGTCACCGATGAGGGCGACCACGGCCTCTACGCCGCGAACCCGGCCATCGGGAACCCCGACCTGGACAAGGTCATCAACGACTACCTGGTCGACGGCATCGTGCCCCAGGACACGACCATGCCCGGCGTGCCGCTCCCGCCGCCGCCCGGCTCCTGACACCACGAGGCCCCGCCGAGCGTTCGCTCGACGGGGCCTCGTCACGGGCTCAGCAGAGCTGCCCGGTGTAGGCGGGCATCTCGATCACGAAGCCGGCATCGCCGAAGTACACGTCCTCGTTCGGGCCGACGCACTGGATGTGCACCCCGGTGACGAGGAACCTGGCTCGGACCTTGACGCTCGTGCCTTCGGAGGTGCAGTGGCGGTACCGGACCTCGTCGCCCTTCTTGTAGCCGCCGCACTCCTGAGGAGTGGGGGAGGCGTTCGCCGGAATCGAGGTGAAGGCGCTGCCGATGGCGAGGGCACCGATGGTGAGGGCCGTG
The window above is part of the Allokutzneria albata genome. Proteins encoded here:
- a CDS encoding DUF6355 family natural product biosynthesis protein, which gives rise to MSRLTTALTIGALAIGSAFTSIPANASPTPQECGGYKKGDEVRYRHCTSEGTSVKVRARFLVTGVHIQCVGPNEDVYFGDAGFVIEMPAYTGQLC